A genome region from Tolypothrix sp. PCC 7712 includes the following:
- the aroQ gene encoding type II 3-dehydroquinate dehydratase gives MSVRVVNSLKVPDLTLQPLSILVLHGPNLNLLGQREPGIYGSLTLAEINRLLVEEGKKLQVEVFPMQSNHEGVLVDTIHQALGKHQGILINAGAYTHTSVALRDALAGVNLPTVEVHLSNIYRREEFRHHSYIAPIAIGQISGFGVQSYLLGLQALVHHLRKDKG, from the coding sequence ATGAGCGTTCGCGTCGTTAATAGCCTGAAAGTGCCAGACTTGACGTTGCAGCCTTTAAGTATTTTGGTGCTGCATGGGCCAAACCTGAATTTGCTAGGACAGCGAGAGCCGGGAATTTACGGTTCGTTGACACTGGCTGAAATTAACCGCTTGTTAGTAGAAGAGGGAAAGAAACTACAGGTGGAAGTTTTCCCCATGCAGTCTAATCATGAAGGAGTTTTAGTTGATACTATTCATCAAGCCCTAGGAAAACACCAGGGTATTTTAATTAATGCTGGAGCATACACCCATACTAGTGTGGCGTTGCGAGATGCGCTTGCGGGTGTAAATTTACCAACAGTAGAAGTACATTTGAGTAATATTTATCGTCGAGAAGAATTCCGTCATCATTCTTATATAGCACCTATAGCAATTGGGCAGATAAGTGGATTTGGTGTGCAAAGTTATTTATTAGGCTTACAAGCGTTAGTACATCATTTAAGAAAGGATAAAGGATGA
- a CDS encoding ADP-ribosylglycohydrolase family protein codes for MSRFRGTLLGALVGGNVASASDKKLSEHYDIDKIAVLGTESLIKLGRLDVDDWRSKSSPASAYLSVSDHISGRVILATLPVSLFFHENTFKLRQNLLRVLEIWEDNPVVRDGTLAVGYAIAQALTEKLHIRTLIPETIAFIGETPTSLPQQLLKVQALLDRGAGLARAQAELSKEDKLSNAIAMAFYCFLTTLEDYRLAILRATQHAEIWQQDSKRLHLPTVSAITGALSGAYNSTAGIPVPWQILYSPANSTTMGGSNFSLMVGLADALVAVWSGLYNFALDSSQLTAERDTMSEEAASLPLQVCVYCAPRVIRSR; via the coding sequence GTGAGTCGATTTCGCGGGACTTTACTTGGAGCATTAGTAGGAGGAAATGTAGCCTCTGCTAGTGACAAAAAACTGTCGGAACACTATGACATAGATAAAATAGCGGTTTTAGGGACTGAAAGTTTAATTAAACTGGGCAGATTAGATGTAGATGATTGGCGCTCAAAATCTTCACCAGCATCTGCTTATTTAAGTGTCAGTGATCATATTTCCGGCAGAGTGATACTAGCGACACTACCAGTATCACTTTTTTTTCATGAAAATACATTTAAATTGCGACAAAACTTGCTACGTGTGTTAGAAATCTGGGAGGATAACCCAGTGGTACGGGATGGAACACTCGCAGTTGGGTATGCGATCGCTCAAGCCTTGACTGAAAAACTCCATATCCGCACCCTCATTCCCGAAACAATCGCCTTTATTGGTGAAACGCCAACATCTCTACCACAACAATTATTAAAAGTTCAGGCTTTGTTAGATCGGGGTGCAGGATTAGCCAGGGCGCAAGCTGAGTTGAGTAAAGAAGACAAGCTAAGTAACGCGATCGCTATGGCATTTTATTGTTTTCTGACTACTTTAGAAGACTATCGCTTGGCAATTTTACGAGCTACTCAACATGCCGAGATTTGGCAGCAAGACTCTAAGCGTTTACACTTACCTACTGTAAGTGCAATTACTGGTGCTTTATCAGGAGCATACAATAGCACTGCTGGTATTCCTGTGCCTTGGCAAATATTATATTCACCAGCTAACTCCACAACTATGGGAGGGAGCAATTTTTCTTTGATGGTGGGATTAGCTGATGCACTTGTGGCTGTGTGGTCAGGATTGTATAATTTTGCCCTGGATTCTAGCCAATTAACAGCAGAGAGAGATACTATGTCTGAGGAAGCAGCATCGCTACCTTTACAGGTATGCGTCTACTGTGCGCCTCGCGTCATCCGATCGCGTTAA